One genomic region from Aneurinibacillus sp. REN35 encodes:
- a CDS encoding DEAD/DEAH box helicase: MATFYDLGISEPIQRAITDMGFEEASPIQEKAIPLALSGKDIIGQAQTGTGKTAAFGIPILEKIDTSKNYVQAIAIAPTRELAIQVSEEINRLAKYKGVRSLPIYGGQSIDRQIKALKKHPHIITGTPGRLLDHIKRKTLRLDRISIAVLDEADEMLDMGFLEDIERILKETPKDKQTLLFSATMPRPIQTLAEKFLTHPELIKIQAKEVTSPTVEQVYYEVNERKKFDVLSRLLDVENPELAIIFGRTKRRVDELNDALNKRGYMADGLHGDLNQRQRDIVMNKFREGNIDILVATDVAARGIDVSGVTHVYNFDIPQDPESYVHRIGRTGRAGKTGIAATFVTPREIGQLRTIEKASKGKIHRKLIPTVEEAMESKQKMASEKMIELLKEGNYGPFKQTASELLDEYDSITLVSVALKLLTKEQKDVAVELTAEAPRYSKKPKIKVQGRARRKRNTK; encoded by the coding sequence ATGGCAACATTTTATGACTTAGGTATAAGCGAGCCTATTCAACGGGCGATTACTGATATGGGATTTGAAGAGGCATCTCCCATCCAAGAGAAAGCAATTCCCCTCGCCTTATCGGGTAAGGATATTATTGGACAAGCACAAACCGGAACAGGTAAAACAGCAGCATTTGGCATCCCTATTCTAGAGAAAATTGATACCAGCAAAAACTATGTTCAGGCTATTGCCATTGCACCTACAAGGGAACTAGCTATTCAGGTTTCAGAGGAGATTAACCGTTTGGCGAAATATAAAGGAGTACGTTCTCTGCCTATTTATGGGGGACAGTCAATTGATCGTCAAATTAAGGCATTAAAAAAACACCCGCATATTATAACAGGAACACCAGGCAGACTGTTGGATCATATCAAACGAAAGACACTGCGCCTAGATCGTATCTCCATAGCTGTGCTAGATGAAGCCGATGAAATGTTGGATATGGGATTTCTTGAAGATATCGAACGAATCCTTAAAGAAACACCCAAAGATAAGCAAACCTTATTATTTTCTGCGACAATGCCGCGTCCGATTCAGACTCTTGCTGAGAAATTCCTGACCCATCCAGAATTAATTAAGATTCAAGCAAAGGAAGTCACATCCCCAACAGTGGAACAAGTATACTATGAAGTGAATGAACGGAAAAAGTTTGATGTTCTTTCCCGCTTATTAGATGTTGAAAATCCAGAATTGGCAATTATATTTGGACGCACCAAAAGGCGAGTAGATGAATTAAATGATGCTTTAAATAAAAGAGGGTATATGGCTGATGGTTTACACGGGGATTTGAACCAGCGGCAGCGAGATATTGTGATGAATAAATTCCGTGAGGGAAACATTGATATTTTGGTGGCAACAGACGTAGCTGCTCGAGGAATTGATGTTTCAGGGGTAACGCACGTCTATAATTTTGATATTCCACAAGATCCGGAAAGCTATGTTCATCGTATCGGTAGAACAGGACGAGCAGGTAAAACAGGGATAGCAGCTACATTTGTTACGCCTAGAGAAATAGGCCAGCTTCGAACGATTGAAAAAGCTTCAAAAGGAAAAATTCATCGTAAGTTGATTCCGACAGTTGAGGAAGCGATGGAGTCTAAACAGAAAATGGCGTCAGAGAAGATGATTGAATTACTCAAAGAGGGGAATTATGGACCGTTTAAGCAAACGGCAAGCGAATTACTGGATGAATACGACTCTATTACGCTGGTTTCGGTTGCTTTAAAGCTGTTGACAAAAGAGCAAAAGGATGTGGCTGTTGAGCTTACGGCCGAAGCCCCGCGCTATTCTAAAAAGCCCAAAATAAAAGTACAGGGAAGGGCAAGAAGGAAAAGAAACACAAAGTAA
- a CDS encoding ribulose-bisphosphate carboxylase large subunit family protein, producing MECKQIVATYLIETAFPLEYAAEVMAGEQSTGTFVSVPGETPELKLRHGAKVLRIKELETVHQPTLPGARLPKGADTSKPSFQRAIVVLSFPLDNIGPSLSTLLSTVAGNLYELGEFSGLKLIDLELPEAFAYKYPGPQFGIEGTRRLCNVYDRPLIGTIIKPSIGLHTEDYPPLIRQLAEAGIDFIKDDELCANPVFAPLEQRIKVITEEIERIADKTGKKVMYAFNITGDIDEMHRSHDLVVQAGGTCVMACINSIGLNGVAYLRQYAELPIHGHRTQWGAMSRSPLLGMSFTVYQKLCRLAGVDHLHTNGLHNKFSESNEEVAQAIKSCLTPFLGGYPVMPVLSSAQWAATAVPTYDAIHSTDVIHLAGGGILAHPDGIAAGVLSMRQGWEAAVQGVPLHVYAEQRPELLHAIQKFSKT from the coding sequence TTGGAATGTAAGCAAATTGTGGCTACATATTTAATCGAGACGGCCTTCCCGCTTGAATACGCCGCAGAAGTAATGGCTGGAGAACAATCGACAGGAACGTTTGTCTCGGTACCCGGAGAAACACCTGAGTTAAAGCTGCGGCATGGTGCGAAGGTGCTGCGTATCAAAGAATTGGAGACAGTGCATCAACCTACCTTACCAGGTGCCAGGCTTCCCAAAGGAGCAGATACTTCGAAGCCTTCATTTCAGCGCGCGATTGTCGTATTATCCTTTCCGTTAGATAATATTGGACCTTCGTTATCGACTCTTTTATCGACCGTGGCTGGAAACTTGTATGAACTCGGAGAATTTTCCGGTTTGAAATTAATAGACTTGGAGTTGCCTGAGGCATTCGCATACAAATATCCAGGTCCGCAGTTTGGTATTGAGGGGACGCGAAGATTATGCAATGTGTATGATCGACCGCTGATTGGTACGATCATAAAACCTAGCATTGGTCTTCATACGGAAGACTATCCTCCTCTTATACGACAGCTTGCCGAGGCTGGCATCGACTTTATTAAAGATGATGAATTATGCGCAAATCCAGTCTTTGCTCCGTTGGAACAGAGGATTAAGGTTATTACAGAAGAAATTGAACGAATCGCAGACAAAACCGGAAAGAAAGTGATGTACGCCTTTAATATTACAGGGGATATCGATGAAATGCACAGAAGCCATGATCTCGTTGTGCAGGCAGGTGGAACGTGTGTTATGGCATGTATCAACAGCATTGGATTAAACGGTGTTGCTTATTTACGGCAATACGCAGAGCTTCCCATTCATGGACACCGCACGCAATGGGGAGCGATGTCTCGCAGTCCGCTTTTGGGTATGAGTTTTACCGTATATCAAAAATTGTGTCGACTTGCAGGGGTTGACCACCTTCATACAAACGGATTACATAATAAATTTTCTGAAAGCAACGAGGAAGTAGCACAAGCGATTAAGAGTTGCCTGACCCCATTTTTGGGGGGATATCCAGTTATGCCCGTGCTTTCTTCCGCTCAGTGGGCAGCTACTGCAGTTCCTACGTATGATGCAATTCATTCTACTGATGTTATTCATTTGGCGGGGGGAGGTATTCTCGCTCATCCTGACGGTATTGCAGCGGGGGTATTAAGTATGAGGCAGGGATGGGAGGCGGCTGTTCAGGGAGTTCCTTTGCATGTGTATGCGGAGCAACGCCCAGAGCTATTACACGCGATACAAAAATTCTCTAAAACATAA
- a CDS encoding four-carbon acid sugar kinase family protein → MQESGLLLAFYGDDFTGSTDAMEALAISGYRTILFLEPPTLELINQFEGVRCVGVAGTSRAKRPADMEAELRPVFKQFSNIQAPFVQYKTCSTFDSGTKVGSIGKAIEVARDYFTDQPVVPLLVGAPPLGRYTLFGQHFAKMNDTVYRLDRHPVMSKHPITPMREADLRLHLAEQTSEAINVMNILELEGSMETVRERYEKKLDQPGILLFDVLDEERMRLSGQLIWESLSGRSTFIVGSSGMNYAFTSYWESAGFKKSENKRNVESIKPAEQVLAVSGSASMITKQQIENAIEAGFHGVKIAVDQMMDNESVPYGLLDEVIKLIREGKSIILYTALGPEDEAIGTTREHFVRLGIPELQSGEWIGRQLGRWTREIMLETGVRRVIVAGGDTSGFVTRELGIYGLEMLLPVSPGAPLCKAYSLDEKMDGIELALKGGQLGGPHYFANVKQASNE, encoded by the coding sequence ATGCAAGAAAGTGGACTGCTACTCGCTTTTTACGGTGATGACTTCACTGGATCTACGGATGCGATGGAAGCTCTCGCCATTAGTGGGTACCGGACGATTCTCTTTCTAGAGCCGCCAACTCTTGAGTTAATCAACCAATTTGAAGGCGTCCGCTGTGTTGGTGTAGCGGGAACAAGTCGGGCCAAAAGACCGGCAGATATGGAGGCAGAGCTGCGGCCGGTATTTAAGCAGTTTTCAAACATTCAAGCACCATTTGTACAATATAAAACATGCTCAACTTTTGACTCTGGAACTAAAGTCGGCAGTATAGGCAAAGCGATTGAGGTAGCTAGAGACTACTTTACGGATCAACCCGTCGTTCCGCTTCTTGTCGGCGCACCGCCATTAGGACGCTATACGTTGTTTGGTCAGCACTTTGCCAAGATGAATGATACTGTATATCGTCTGGATCGTCATCCAGTTATGTCAAAACACCCCATTACACCGATGCGGGAAGCTGACCTTCGTCTTCATCTCGCTGAACAAACTTCCGAAGCCATAAACGTAATGAATATACTCGAACTAGAGGGCAGCATGGAAACCGTAAGAGAGCGGTACGAAAAGAAATTGGATCAACCGGGTATCCTTCTCTTTGATGTTTTAGATGAAGAGAGAATGCGCTTGAGTGGACAATTGATCTGGGAATCATTATCTGGCCGTTCTACTTTTATCGTCGGCTCTTCAGGTATGAACTACGCATTTACATCGTATTGGGAATCAGCGGGGTTCAAAAAGAGCGAGAATAAGAGGAACGTAGAGTCTATTAAGCCTGCTGAGCAGGTACTTGCTGTATCAGGAAGCGCTTCAATGATAACAAAGCAGCAGATTGAAAATGCAATCGAAGCTGGGTTTCATGGAGTGAAGATCGCAGTCGATCAAATGATGGACAATGAATCCGTTCCCTATGGGTTGCTTGATGAAGTGATAAAGCTTATTCGTGAAGGAAAAAGTATCATTCTTTATACAGCGTTGGGTCCAGAAGATGAAGCGATTGGTACGACCCGGGAACATTTTGTACGTCTAGGCATTCCAGAATTACAATCAGGAGAATGGATCGGGAGGCAGCTTGGAAGATGGACACGCGAAATTATGCTAGAAACCGGAGTGCGCAGAGTCATCGTTGCCGGAGGGGATACATCAGGATTTGTTACGCGCGAACTAGGAATCTATGGGCTAGAGATGCTGCTTCCAGTCTCCCCAGGTGCACCATTGTGTAAAGCATATTCGCTTGATGAAAAAATGGATGGTATCGAGTTAGCCTTAAAGGGAGGGCAACTAGGAGGTCCTCATTATTTTGCAAATGTAAAGCAAGCTTCAAACGAATAA
- a CDS encoding GntR family transcriptional regulator, translated as MEIKNNKKTMAPLLKDVAYQFIKENILDENFAPGQFLSERELIEMLQMSKTPIKSALVRLETEGFVTVSSKQGIIINDLSINRIADIYDLRIALETYICSQIVGRMSEEQCQLIEKNLQDTEEKANQLEIKAFAKADHAFHLLLCEFSGNQEIYRVLLNYQDHLLRITLRHLKKDPHRMKLFWQEHVEIYNHLKKGDRKSIELIREHFQQSKQKLLL; from the coding sequence ATGGAAATAAAAAATAACAAAAAAACGATGGCCCCTCTTCTTAAGGATGTTGCTTACCAGTTTATTAAAGAAAACATCCTAGATGAAAATTTTGCTCCAGGGCAATTTTTGTCGGAGCGAGAGCTTATTGAGATGCTTCAGATGAGTAAGACACCGATAAAATCAGCATTGGTTCGACTAGAGACAGAAGGCTTTGTAACCGTATCTTCTAAGCAGGGTATCATTATTAATGACCTGTCAATCAATCGTATTGCAGACATATATGATCTGAGAATTGCGCTTGAGACATATATTTGCAGTCAAATAGTTGGAAGGATGAGCGAGGAGCAGTGTCAGCTTATCGAGAAGAATCTTCAGGATACTGAGGAGAAAGCAAATCAACTGGAGATTAAAGCGTTTGCCAAGGCAGATCATGCCTTTCATCTTCTACTTTGCGAGTTTTCCGGAAATCAAGAAATCTATCGGGTGCTGCTTAATTACCAGGATCATTTACTGAGGATTACACTACGGCATTTAAAAAAGGACCCTCACCGAATGAAGCTGTTTTGGCAAGAACATGTGGAAATTTACAATCATCTGAAAAAAGGGGATCGTAAAAGTATTGAATTAATCAGAGAGCATTTCCAGCAATCCAAACAAAAACTGCTTCTGTAG
- a CDS encoding zinc-dependent alcohol dehydrogenase, with the protein MKAVFVEDAYKVVVKDVEMPTLADNEVLIKVKVTGICGSDIHTYKGLHLFRKPPVIIGHEIAGEVVKVGDAVTKFQIGDRVTVEPQMGCTTCENCLTGNVNYCEYREAPGVKGWYGTMAEYFAAPELCVFKIPDSMSYDQAVLVEPFAVGVHAVRKADIQLGDKVAILGAGPIGLFTLTAAKAAGATTTLVTDVMEYALEGAKKMGASHTMNIKEKQEWTTEAKELIGGEFDKVLIAVGVPGIIDHAISLLRKGGRCITIAMFHGAQSFDIVNLQQGEKEIVGCMTYTREDTITAIDLIAAGHVRDDVIITHKLPYEQAAVGFRMVDKKEDASLKVLVEF; encoded by the coding sequence ATGAAAGCTGTATTTGTAGAAGATGCATATAAGGTTGTTGTAAAAGATGTAGAAATGCCTACATTAGCCGACAATGAAGTGTTAATCAAAGTAAAAGTGACGGGCATCTGTGGTTCTGATATTCACACATACAAAGGACTTCATCTGTTTCGTAAACCGCCCGTGATTATTGGTCATGAGATCGCAGGAGAAGTTGTTAAGGTTGGAGATGCCGTTACAAAGTTTCAAATAGGTGATCGGGTAACAGTAGAACCGCAAATGGGCTGTACTACTTGTGAAAACTGCTTAACAGGCAATGTTAATTATTGTGAGTATCGGGAAGCCCCCGGGGTTAAAGGCTGGTATGGGACGATGGCTGAGTATTTCGCCGCACCAGAACTCTGTGTATTCAAAATCCCAGACAGCATGAGCTATGATCAAGCAGTCCTTGTAGAGCCTTTTGCTGTAGGTGTACATGCCGTTCGCAAAGCGGATATTCAACTCGGTGATAAGGTAGCAATTCTCGGAGCGGGTCCGATTGGCTTGTTTACGCTAACAGCAGCCAAAGCTGCTGGGGCAACAACAACTCTTGTGACGGACGTTATGGAGTATGCATTGGAAGGCGCAAAGAAAATGGGCGCCTCCCATACAATGAATATTAAAGAAAAGCAGGAGTGGACGACCGAAGCAAAAGAGCTGATCGGTGGAGAATTTGATAAAGTGCTTATCGCTGTTGGAGTCCCAGGTATTATTGATCATGCCATTTCATTGCTTAGAAAAGGCGGACGCTGTATAACAATTGCCATGTTTCATGGAGCACAATCATTTGATATTGTCAATTTGCAGCAAGGTGAGAAAGAGATTGTCGGCTGCATGACATATACACGTGAAGATACGATTACGGCTATTGATCTTATTGCCGCAGGTCATGTTCGCGATGATGTCATCATTACGCATAAGCTGCCGTACGAACAGGCGGCAGTGGGTTTTCGAATGGTTGATAAGAAAGAGGATGCTTCTTTAAAAGTGCTCGTTGAATTTTAA
- a CDS encoding TRAP transporter substrate-binding protein, whose translation MMVFKKIFLVAMALLVSISVVACGNKEAGKTSGAAGSAEQPVKLKLGHIAAESDPWNLGAKKFAELVKQKTNGSVEIDLYPSSALGNDRDLIEGMQLGSVDFALVAGVLSNFYEPYSILELPYLFRDQAHMEKVLYGPVGEKLKADLLTNTKIRGLEFWQRTPRELTANKKVTTPADLNGLKVRVPEIPASIAAWKAMGATPTPMAFSEVYSSLQTGVIDAQENPIALIESSKLQEVQKYLINTNHVYGYVMLTMSDATYQKLSPEQQKAVDEAAKEATDYENKIVYEQEKELINKLKEKGMEIVDIDTAPFMEKAKTVHKDFADKSQADKELYDSIVNTK comes from the coding sequence ATGATGGTCTTCAAAAAAATATTTTTAGTTGCAATGGCGTTGCTTGTTAGTATCAGTGTTGTAGCATGCGGAAATAAGGAAGCGGGCAAGACTTCAGGTGCAGCAGGCAGTGCCGAACAACCTGTAAAGCTTAAATTAGGTCATATTGCAGCCGAATCTGATCCATGGAACCTCGGAGCAAAGAAATTTGCTGAGCTTGTTAAGCAAAAAACAAACGGAAGTGTTGAAATTGATCTTTATCCTAGTTCGGCTCTTGGGAATGATCGAGATCTAATAGAGGGTATGCAGCTTGGTTCAGTCGACTTTGCACTCGTTGCTGGCGTTTTGTCCAATTTTTACGAGCCATATTCAATTTTAGAGCTTCCTTATCTGTTCCGTGATCAGGCTCATATGGAAAAGGTATTATATGGTCCTGTAGGCGAAAAGTTGAAAGCGGATTTGCTTACAAACACTAAAATTCGAGGTCTTGAATTCTGGCAGCGCACACCACGTGAATTGACCGCAAACAAAAAAGTAACAACGCCTGCTGATCTAAACGGGTTGAAGGTACGTGTGCCAGAAATTCCAGCTTCGATCGCTGCTTGGAAGGCGATGGGTGCAACACCAACACCGATGGCATTCAGCGAGGTATATTCTTCTCTGCAAACAGGCGTTATTGATGCACAAGAAAATCCAATTGCTCTTATTGAAAGTTCCAAACTACAGGAAGTTCAAAAGTACTTGATTAATACAAACCATGTATATGGATACGTTATGTTGACAATGAGCGATGCTACCTACCAGAAGCTTTCTCCAGAGCAGCAAAAAGCAGTGGATGAGGCTGCAAAAGAGGCTACAGACTATGAGAACAAAATTGTTTATGAACAAGAAAAAGAGCTTATCAATAAATTGAAAGAAAAAGGTATGGAGATCGTTGATATTGATACCGCACCATTTATGGAAAAAGCAAAAACTGTGCATAAGGATTTCGCAGATAAATCCCAAGCCGATAAAGAACTCTATGACAGCATTGTAAATACGAAGTAA
- a CDS encoding TRAP transporter small permease, giving the protein MHQVVKMIDALNKVVGVILALMLGVMSILIIVQVMSRFVIHFPLTWSEEVSRYLMVYIVFVGASLAMRHNKLISIELLPELLSESKRKIVTIIVMLISIIFFIILFKQGIDILDHAKTQSSAGLGISMAIPYAAIPIGSFLLALNSVAAIFDEFTPKEGGEK; this is encoded by the coding sequence ATGCACCAGGTAGTAAAAATGATTGATGCCTTGAACAAAGTTGTTGGAGTGATTCTAGCTTTGATGCTAGGTGTGATGTCTATACTCATTATTGTTCAGGTTATGAGTCGTTTTGTTATTCACTTTCCATTAACTTGGTCAGAAGAAGTGTCGCGCTACTTAATGGTTTATATTGTTTTTGTAGGAGCTAGCTTAGCTATGCGCCATAATAAGTTGATTTCGATTGAATTACTGCCGGAATTGCTGAGTGAAAGTAAACGAAAAATAGTTACGATTATCGTTATGCTCATCTCTATTATCTTTTTCATTATTTTATTTAAGCAGGGGATCGATATACTAGATCATGCTAAAACACAATCATCTGCTGGACTAGGAATTTCAATGGCCATTCCGTATGCAGCTATTCCGATCGGCTCATTTTTGTTAGCGCTTAATTCAGTAGCCGCCATTTTTGACGAGTTTACCCCAAAAGAAGGGGGAGAAAAGTAA
- a CDS encoding TRAP transporter large permease has translation MSVVLMVFMLLFFALSIPIAVSMGLASAIALWWEGGTPLMVLVQRSFTSIDSFPLMAIPFFILAGTLMEYGGISKRLINLANALTGHLPGGLAIVTIVTAMFFSAISGSSAATTAALGSLLIPAMIKRGYQPNFAGATQAVSGELGIIIPPSIPMILYGVSASVSIGDMFMAGFVPGILIGFALILTVMVIAKRRDYKREPRKSIGEVLQAFKEAFWALLMPVIILGGIYGGIFTPTEAAGIAVGYAFIVGVLIYREIKGKHVLQILTQSTVTTATIMFIIASAGLFGWIITRENVPQMVAEFFMNISDNPIVFLLLVNIFLLIVGMFMETNASIIILAPLLLPVAVQLGIDPVHFGIIMIVNLALGMCTPPLGVNLFISAQLAKIRLDQITRGMLPYYAVLLFTLLLLTFIPQLSIGFVTLFK, from the coding sequence ATGTCCGTTGTTTTAATGGTTTTTATGCTGCTGTTTTTTGCTTTAAGTATTCCGATTGCTGTTTCTATGGGGCTTGCCTCGGCAATTGCCTTATGGTGGGAGGGAGGAACGCCCCTCATGGTTCTTGTACAGCGTTCATTCACTTCCATTGACTCATTTCCTTTAATGGCTATTCCGTTTTTTATTCTTGCCGGAACATTAATGGAGTATGGGGGAATATCCAAAAGGTTAATTAATTTAGCGAATGCCCTAACCGGTCATCTGCCAGGAGGGCTTGCTATTGTTACGATTGTAACGGCGATGTTCTTCTCGGCGATATCCGGTTCTAGTGCAGCCACCACAGCTGCGCTTGGGAGTTTATTGATCCCAGCCATGATTAAGCGAGGGTATCAACCTAACTTTGCGGGAGCAACACAAGCCGTATCAGGTGAACTTGGTATTATCATACCGCCCAGTATTCCGATGATTTTGTATGGTGTATCAGCTTCCGTGTCTATTGGTGACATGTTTATGGCAGGTTTCGTACCAGGTATTTTGATAGGTTTTGCTCTTATTTTAACGGTAATGGTTATCGCAAAAAGGCGGGATTATAAGCGTGAACCGCGAAAATCAATTGGTGAAGTGCTGCAGGCGTTCAAAGAGGCATTCTGGGCTTTATTAATGCCTGTCATTATTTTAGGTGGTATTTATGGCGGGATTTTTACTCCGACAGAAGCTGCTGGTATTGCTGTAGGTTATGCTTTTATTGTTGGTGTGCTAATTTATAGAGAGATTAAGGGGAAGCATGTCCTGCAAATTTTAACGCAATCTACCGTAACTACAGCTACAATTATGTTTATTATTGCTAGTGCAGGGTTATTCGGCTGGATCATTACACGTGAGAATGTTCCGCAAATGGTTGCTGAATTCTTCATGAACATTTCTGATAACCCGATCGTTTTTTTGCTGTTGGTTAACATTTTTCTACTTATCGTAGGGATGTTTATGGAAACCAATGCATCGATCATTATTTTAGCGCCTTTACTCTTGCCGGTCGCAGTCCAGCTCGGCATTGATCCTGTTCATTTTGGCATTATTATGATCGTAAACTTAGCTTTAGGCATGTGTACGCCGCCGCTTGGCGTCAATCTATTCATTTCTGCGCAATTAGCAAAGATTAGATTGGATCAAATCACAAGAGGGATGCTTCCGTATTATGCTGTGCTACTGTTTACGTTATTGCTGCTTACGTTTATTCCGCAGTTATCAATTGGTTTTGTTACTCTCTTTAAATGA
- a CDS encoding class II aldolase/adducin family protein, with translation MKNIESVREELKKTGKYMMEYQLAWGNAGNISARIDQDCYMITASGTFLGELEDEDLVTCSFAGQDSKTSVKKPSKETPMHRAIYENRPDIGAVLHASPFYSTLFACSSLDIPSNLFVETMYYLERVERVAYHHPGSENLGEAVAAKAREANILLLENHGVLVYDTSIREARMALQTLEMACKMLIISQAAKAEMNIVSSEIEKDFLEKAGYKPRRQWETYKK, from the coding sequence ATGAAAAATATTGAATCAGTTAGAGAGGAATTGAAGAAAACCGGAAAATATATGATGGAATATCAACTGGCATGGGGAAATGCAGGAAATATTAGTGCACGTATTGATCAAGACTGCTATATGATTACAGCAAGCGGCACATTTCTTGGTGAATTAGAAGACGAAGACCTTGTTACGTGCTCGTTTGCTGGACAGGATTCAAAGACGAGCGTGAAGAAGCCTTCTAAGGAAACGCCAATGCACCGTGCCATTTATGAAAACCGTCCAGATATTGGCGCTGTGCTGCATGCTTCTCCTTTTTATAGCACATTGTTTGCTTGCTCTTCCCTTGATATTCCATCAAATTTATTTGTAGAAACGATGTATTATCTAGAGCGGGTAGAGCGAGTGGCTTATCATCATCCAGGAAGTGAAAATTTAGGCGAAGCTGTCGCAGCGAAAGCAAGAGAAGCAAATATACTGCTTCTTGAAAATCACGGAGTATTGGTTTACGACACGAGCATTCGAGAAGCAAGGATGGCATTACAAACCTTAGAAATGGCCTGTAAAATGCTGATTATTTCTCAAGCCGCCAAAGCTGAAATGAATATCGTATCCTCTGAGATAGAAAAAGATTTTTTAGAGAAGGCAGGCTATAAGCCTAGGAGACAATGGGAGACGTATAAAAAATAA
- a CDS encoding SDR family oxidoreductase: MGRLDNQVAVITGAGAGLGKAITVLYAKEGAKVVIADMNMEAAEETAKEIVDNGGQAIAVKTNVTVEEDIQNMINTAIKTYGTVDILVNNAGIVDNMYAAGNITDEVWDRVLAINTTGIMRAMRKVLPIFEEKKAGVIVNMASISGVTGGRGGLAYTASKHAVVGMTKNVASQYAHLGIRCNAIAPSAVPTNITKSLNNPDPFGMERATLGLNLVHRAGTTEEIANIALFLGSNESSYVNGAVIKADAGWSAY, encoded by the coding sequence ATGGGACGTCTAGACAATCAGGTAGCGGTCATCACCGGAGCAGGGGCAGGCTTGGGAAAAGCCATCACGGTTTTGTATGCGAAAGAAGGCGCGAAAGTGGTCATTGCAGATATGAACATGGAAGCAGCCGAGGAAACAGCCAAAGAAATCGTAGATAATGGCGGACAGGCGATTGCGGTCAAAACAAATGTAACGGTAGAAGAAGATATTCAGAATATGATTAACACCGCGATCAAAACATATGGAACGGTAGACATTCTTGTGAACAATGCGGGCATTGTCGATAATATGTATGCGGCAGGCAACATTACGGATGAAGTATGGGATCGGGTGTTGGCCATTAACACGACAGGAATTATGCGTGCGATGAGAAAGGTGCTGCCGATATTTGAAGAGAAGAAGGCCGGCGTCATCGTGAATATGGCGTCTATCTCAGGCGTTACCGGCGGCCGTGGCGGATTGGCGTATACAGCTTCGAAGCATGCGGTAGTAGGGATGACGAAAAACGTTGCGTCACAATATGCGCATCTCGGCATTCGCTGCAACGCAATTGCGCCAAGCGCTGTTCCAACAAATATTACGAAATCACTAAACAACCCTGATCCGTTCGGGATGGAACGGGCGACCTTGGGATTGAACCTGGTTCATCGTGCCGGAACGACAGAAGAGATTGCTAATATTGCCCTGTTCTTAGGGTCAAATGAATCCTCCTATGTCAACGGCGCCGTGATTAAGGCTGATGCTGGCTGGTCTGCTTATTAA